The proteins below come from a single Dermacentor albipictus isolate Rhodes 1998 colony chromosome 7, USDA_Dalb.pri_finalv2, whole genome shotgun sequence genomic window:
- the LOC139047403 gene encoding uncharacterized protein encodes MQLCIRCTYNFFVFQSAQIQASSQMEKEGLIRGLQFLGDQGISIRSLTTDRHTAIKKYMRLHCPATKHQFDVWHVAKGSYEGNKATHLFEATLPEIVCRKIFQCTVFQFHSVLMLRASLLHLPTVEVRTRWTKKLWCKFFPGIRRKLTAASRKARCRELLSWIQPIVNHLYWCACACGGNGDLLVATWTSLLNHIADIHEGHGNPYPRCLHGPSSRVSWLKIGKYKEQYIYVLSFPTLDSPAHKQVRAIVMAPVLLKDIRQLSPDTQTYSLESFHSVLNGYAPKSTAYTYEGMKARTLIAALHFNENANKEQATTKDGTQQWHSKTSKARHSMMTVCPLKMAATFGKFNCVTSVFQLAVLLYKCSAKLHLTLHLQAIHKLVL; translated from the exons ATGCAATTATGTATCCGGTGCACATACAATTTTTTTGTCTTCCAGAGTGCCCAAATTCAGGCAAGCTCACAAATGGAGAAAGAGGGTCTCATCAGAGGTCTTCAATTTCTCGGTGACCAGGGCATCTCCATAAGGTCCCTGACAACAGACCGCCatacagcaataaagaaatacaTGAGGCTGCATTGCCCGGCCACCAAACACCAATTTGACGTCTGGCACGTTGCAAAAGGTAGTTATGAAGGGAAC AAAGCTACACACTTATTTGAGGCTACACTACCAGAAATAGTGTGCAGAAAGATCTTTCAGTGCACTGTATTCCAATTCCATTCTGTACTAATGCTTCGAGCTAGTCTTCTTCATCTACCTACAGTTGAAGTTCGCACGAGATGGACTAAGAAATTATGGTGCAAATTTTTTCCAGGCATCAGAAGAAAATTGACAGCTGCTTCACGGAAGGCCAGATGCAGGGAGCTGTTGAGCTGGATACAACCCATTGTGAACCATCTGTACTGGTGCGCATGTGCTTGCGGAGGAAATGGAGATTTACTAGTGGCGACATGGACAAGTCTCCTAAACCACATAGCTGACATTCATGAAGGTCATGGCAACCCCTATCCCCGCTGCCTCCATGGGCCATCCAGCAGAGTGTCATGGCTCAAAATTGGTAAATACAA GGAACAATACATATATGTCCTATCTTTTCCCACATTAGACTCTCCAGCGCACAAACAAGTCAGAGCCATTGTCATGGCCCCAGTGCTTCTCAAAGACATCCGACAGCTCTCGCCAGACACGCAGACATACAGCCTGGAATCTTTCCATAGTGTCCTGAACGGCTATGCTCCTAAATCTACCGCATACACATATGAGGGAATGAAGGCTCG AACACTGATTGCTGCCCTTCATTTCAATGAAAATGCCAACAAAGAGCAAGCAACAACAAAGGATGGAACACAGCAATGGCACAGCAAGACATCCAAGGCCAGACATAGCATGATGACTGTGTGTCCACTCAAGATGGCTGCTACATTTGGCAAGTTTAACTGTGTCACGTCCGTCTTTCAGTTAGCAGTTCTGCTCTACAAGTGCTCAGCAAAACTACACCTCACATTGCATTTACAAGCTATTCACAAGCTAGTGTTGTAA